The DNA window TAAATGAATTATGCAATGTGCCTTTGtgtgtttcttttttattatgatCATATAAGTAAGCTTATTAATAATATGAGATTtttcaaaatactaattttttttatgtaaattagaatattaatctttgtttctaatattttattttattattgatactaCTACTACAATGTACTCGATGAAATTTGTATTAGAATTCAATAagttttataaataagaatgtttttttatatatagaaaaattggTATATTAGAGAGAAAGAGTATACAAGTAGGGATATAATAAagagacatatctctcataaaTAGTTAAGTGAATAAAGATATATGTGTGTGGTTTTGACTATGTCGTATTTTTGAACTATTTTTTTGGTATAAGTATAGTAATGAAAGGCTTTAATATAAgccgtaaaaaaaaaaattaagaacataACAATAAATGATTAACAAGAATAATTATAAGCCGTAATGAAAAATGtttttttaagagaaattaaatgttaattaagttggttgaaaaaataaattataaattcctTTTCTATGATTAACAAGAATAATTTtgcaagaaaaaaataaagaaagaaaagagaagaaagatTAATTCTGCATTGTGATCTTTTGTgccaaaaaaggaaaaaaatatacattttgttgtgtaattactaattagAATTAAATGAtgaatttgaaaagaaaaaaaaaaacaagtaaatGATTAATCTATATATTTGGGTACCAAGTAAATAACGGTGAAATATTCCAAAGTAGATCTTGTGGGAGAGTAGTAAATGGGAATTGGTTAAAAGTTTAGAGAGAGTTTCATCCTATAAATCTCAACCATCAACATTGAGTGCTCTGCTCTGCCAATTCAATCATCAACTTATCATATAGATCAGAATTTATATGGCTGAGGGAAATACCCAATCGAAGTACGTGAAACTCACAAAGGATCAAGCTCCTGTAGAGGATATAACTCCTGGAGAGCTCAATCAGCCTATTGAAGTTCCTCAGGTCCCCTTCTCTctcttatattatttttctttttcaaaatgttATCACTGTCATTCTTTTTTCGTTTATAGATTATATAACTACACAAGTTTTTCTCTCCACTATTGGTTCATgttgaaattttaaaatcttattatttgtcatattttatcttaatttgtaATCTGTTCAGGATTATTTGTCATATtgtttaagaagaaaaaaaagagaaagctaAACAAAAAAGTGAGGCAAACTCAAAGTAAAATTTGGGTGGATTTAGAATTATGGTCTTTGGTACAGGATTCATATGCAGTTATAGAATGATGATATATTGACATGTTCTTATGATCATTACTTTTAAATTCCTTTTTTTGAACTCGGATGATGATTTTATTTGTGTAGCTTTGTGTTAATGgagattttgttttgtttgtcaTGACAGTTGGACGTTCATAGATGTACAGAATGCGGACAAGTTTTGCCAGAAAGCTACCAACCTCCAGCCGATGAGGATTGGACAACTGGGATTTGTGGTTGTGCTGATGATACTCAGAGTTGTAAGACTCTCATTtactttcttaatatttattttcttctgcTTAGAGTAATAATTTTACAAGACTTATAGATAATCTAATATTTATGTTAGATCACATTCTTATACCAAAGGTTACTCACTGCAACAGTTTCAAAAGTCTTTTGGTAATCAAATTAGATGAGCATATGAGaaaatattattgtttttatttttattttaaagccaaAGGTATTCACATATGCAATTTGGGATAAGTTGTTGAAGGCTTAGGACtagaatataataattttttgtatATGTAATTCTTTTCACGATTACTTTACATCTAGAATTAGAGCTAGAAGAGAAGGAATACAAATAAAACTATTATATTCATGGTTTGTCTTTTAGTGTTGAGATTCTTTTAACACGATGAAATTGATGATGACTGAGAAAAAtgggtttttatttttaatgattaGGACGAAAAATATTTCTATGTACCACATTCTCTTGTTCATTGGTCATCTTATTAATATGTGTTCTTGTGTTGTAGGTTGGACTGGACTCTTCTGTCCATGTGTCTTGTTTGGTCGTAATGTTGAAACATTGAGAGATGACATTCCTTGGACGAATGCGTGTGTTTGTCATGCCATTTGCGTTGAAGGTGGAATAGCACttgcagcagcaacaaccttcCTTCATGGTATAGATCCACATACTTCATTTCTCATTTGTGAGAGCCTGGTTTTTTCATGGTGGATGTGTGGCATCTACACCGGTCTTTTTCGACAATCGCTACAGAAGAAATACCATCTTAAGGTGAAAAAATTTCATACGTAACACGTAGAAAAATTCTTAAAGGAAAGTTAGGGGATCATTGATCATTGGTGATTTTAACTGCAAACAAAAATCTATGAGATACAAGTGTAAATTTTGTGGTGAAAttctatttatatttttgtgtggGGCCAAAATACTTGTTGTGTCCTATCAGTTCATAACATATATTGAATAGATACTTTTCCTATTGGATGCTTACTCGTTGTGCTGATTACTTGTAGAATTCGCCTTGTGATCCATGCCTTGTGCATTGTTGTATGCACTGGTGTTCCCTTTGTCAAGAGCACAGGGAAATGAAGAACCATCTCTCAGACAGTGCTGCTTCACATATGACCATGATTAACCCGCCTCAGCTTCAAGAGATGGAATCCAATGAAAACAATCACTCTGCAGCTTCTGCCCCATCAAAACATGGTGATCACACCAACATGGAGATACAGTCTTTGTAGGATTTGTGTTCTGTCGTATAGATTTTTCTTCTTTCTGTTTTCCTTCTTTCATATGTTGATTTTATTAGGCGCGACAACATCAAACTTGTATTTTTCTTCAACAATGAGAGAACACTCATTCCATTCCAGGGTAAGAAGGGGTGGAGATACACATAAGCAGTTGGGTTCACACAAATTTGCACAGAGCATTTTCAGTAGATAGAATGTTATTTCAAAAAATCTTTTTCTTTCTACAATATATTTTTTGGTCTGTAATACTTGATCAAATTCCTATAATTAGTTTATACATTTCTATATAACTAGATCTCTTCATGATCAACTTATATGATACAATGTATTATATGATGGGAGTGTTATTTTACAAAGAATAAACAAATAATCATTGGATATGCGTGCCTAAAACCCTACGTCCACTCATTTCAGTTAGATTTTCTTATTAGTTGCTTGTATCCTGAACCAAACTAAAGCTAATATATGATTCAAGTAATTACCTTGTGTTACTTAGTATCAATCAAATTTCTTCTTAGATGTTTGATTCTTAATGTCACATACGGGTAGACTAAATTGTTTGGTGATTACAGTGTCTGTCTTCTCAAAAGAACGAGATTGTTGATGGAATTCCATAGATAGAGTTATTAAGCTTGTT is part of the Cannabis sativa cultivar Pink pepper isolate KNU-18-1 chromosome 5, ASM2916894v1, whole genome shotgun sequence genome and encodes:
- the LOC115715722 gene encoding cell number regulator 6-like produces the protein MAEGNTQSKYVKLTKDQAPVEDITPGELNQPIEVPQLDVHRCTECGQVLPESYQPPADEDWTTGICGCADDTQSCWTGLFCPCVLFGRNVETLRDDIPWTNACVCHAICVEGGIALAAATTFLHGIDPHTSFLICESLVFSWWMCGIYTGLFRQSLQKKYHLKNSPCDPCLVHCCMHWCSLCQEHREMKNHLSDSAASHMTMINPPQLQEMESNENNHSAASAPSKHGDHTNMEIQSL